In Manis pentadactyla isolate mManPen7 chromosome 11, mManPen7.hap1, whole genome shotgun sequence, one DNA window encodes the following:
- the REM2 gene encoding GTP-binding protein REM 2 isoform X3: protein MSQGKITNIQETDATLLKPEKLLAGLERGEPPPAPGAPRRRGSMPVPYKHQLRRAQAVDELDWPPQASSSGSSDSLGSGEAAPTQKDGIFKVMLVGESGVGKSTLAGTFGSLQGDSAHEPENPEDTYERRIMVDKEEVTLVVYDIWEQGDAGGLLRDHCLQTGDAFLIVFSVTDRRSFSKVPETLLRLRAGRPHHDLPVILVGNKSDLVRSREVSLEEGRHLAGTLSCKHIETSAALHHNTRELFEGAVRQIRLRRGRSCPGGPRHEWGNPQGPAPPARRESLTKKAKRFLAHLVPRNAKFFKQRSRSCHDLSVL, encoded by the exons ATGAgtcaaggaaaaatcactaacatTCAGG AAACAGATGCCACACTGCTGAAGCCAGAGAAACTGCTGGCAGGGTTGGAACGGGGTgagccaccccctgccccaggagCCCCCAGAAGAAGAGGCAGTATGCCTGTCCCCTACAAACACCAGCTGCGGCGGGCCCAGGCTGTAGATGAACTTGACTGGCCACCTCAAGCCTCATCCTCTGGCTCCTCTGACTCCTTGGGCTCGGGGGAGGCAGCCCCCACCCAAAAGGATGGCATCTTCAAGGTCATGCTGGTGGGGGAGAGCGGTGTGGGCAAGAGCACCCTAGCAGGCACCTTCGGCAGTCTTCAGGGAGACAGTGCCCATGAGCCGGAGAACccag AGGACACCTATGAGAGACGCATCATGGTGGATAAGGAGGAAGTGACTCTAGTTGTTTATGACATCTGGGAACAG GGTGATGCAGGGGGGTTGCTGAGGGACCACTGCCTTCAGACCGGGGATGCCTTTCTCATCGTCTTCTCAGTCACCGACCGTCGAAGCTTCTCCAAAGTTCCAGAGACCCTACTTCGGCTCCGGGCTGGGAGGCCCCACCACGACCTGCCTGTCATCCTCGTTGGAAACAAGAGTGACTTGGTCCGCTCCCGGGAGGTCTCACTGGAGG AGGGCCGCCACCTGGCAGGGACACTGAGCTGCAAGCATATCGAGACGTCTGCCGCGCTACACCACAACACGCGGGAGCTTTTCGAGGGCGCGGTGCGCCAGATCCGGCTGCGGCGGGGCCGGAGCTGTCCGGGAGGTCCGCGGCACGAGTGGGGTAATCCCCAGGGCCCCGCGCCGCCTGCGCGCCGCGAGAGCCTCACCAAGAAGGCCAAGCGCTTCCTTGCCCACTTGGTGCCGCGCAACGCCAAGTTCTTCAAGCAGCGTTCCAGGTCGTGTCACGACCTCTCCGTGCTCTGA
- the REM2 gene encoding GTP-binding protein REM 2 isoform X2 yields MLLVECFRHLKGGLEETDATLLKPEKLLAGLERGEPPPAPGAPRRRGSMPVPYKHQLRRAQAVDELDWPPQASSSGSSDSLGSGEAAPTQKDGIFKVMLVGESGVGKSTLAGTFGSLQGDSAHEPENPEDTYERRIMVDKEEVTLVVYDIWEQGDAGGLLRDHCLQTGDAFLIVFSVTDRRSFSKVPETLLRLRAGRPHHDLPVILVGNKSDLVRSREVSLEEGRHLAGTLSCKHIETSAALHHNTRELFEGAVRQIRLRRGRSCPGGPRHEWGNPQGPAPPARRESLTKKAKRFLAHLVPRNAKFFKQRSRSCHDLSVL; encoded by the exons ATGCTCCTGGTGGAATGCTTCAGACACCTGAAGGGAGGACTTGAGG AAACAGATGCCACACTGCTGAAGCCAGAGAAACTGCTGGCAGGGTTGGAACGGGGTgagccaccccctgccccaggagCCCCCAGAAGAAGAGGCAGTATGCCTGTCCCCTACAAACACCAGCTGCGGCGGGCCCAGGCTGTAGATGAACTTGACTGGCCACCTCAAGCCTCATCCTCTGGCTCCTCTGACTCCTTGGGCTCGGGGGAGGCAGCCCCCACCCAAAAGGATGGCATCTTCAAGGTCATGCTGGTGGGGGAGAGCGGTGTGGGCAAGAGCACCCTAGCAGGCACCTTCGGCAGTCTTCAGGGAGACAGTGCCCATGAGCCGGAGAACccag AGGACACCTATGAGAGACGCATCATGGTGGATAAGGAGGAAGTGACTCTAGTTGTTTATGACATCTGGGAACAG GGTGATGCAGGGGGGTTGCTGAGGGACCACTGCCTTCAGACCGGGGATGCCTTTCTCATCGTCTTCTCAGTCACCGACCGTCGAAGCTTCTCCAAAGTTCCAGAGACCCTACTTCGGCTCCGGGCTGGGAGGCCCCACCACGACCTGCCTGTCATCCTCGTTGGAAACAAGAGTGACTTGGTCCGCTCCCGGGAGGTCTCACTGGAGG AGGGCCGCCACCTGGCAGGGACACTGAGCTGCAAGCATATCGAGACGTCTGCCGCGCTACACCACAACACGCGGGAGCTTTTCGAGGGCGCGGTGCGCCAGATCCGGCTGCGGCGGGGCCGGAGCTGTCCGGGAGGTCCGCGGCACGAGTGGGGTAATCCCCAGGGCCCCGCGCCGCCTGCGCGCCGCGAGAGCCTCACCAAGAAGGCCAAGCGCTTCCTTGCCCACTTGGTGCCGCGCAACGCCAAGTTCTTCAAGCAGCGTTCCAGGTCGTGTCACGACCTCTCCGTGCTCTGA
- the REM2 gene encoding GTP-binding protein REM 2 isoform X4, whose product MPVPYKHQLRRAQAVDELDWPPQASSSGSSDSLGSGEAAPTQKDGIFKVMLVGESGVGKSTLAGTFGSLQGDSAHEPENPEDTYERRIMVDKEEVTLVVYDIWEQGDAGGLLRDHCLQTGDAFLIVFSVTDRRSFSKVPETLLRLRAGRPHHDLPVILVGNKSDLVRSREVSLEEGRHLAGTLSCKHIETSAALHHNTRELFEGAVRQIRLRRGRSCPGGPRHEWGNPQGPAPPARRESLTKKAKRFLAHLVPRNAKFFKQRSRSCHDLSVL is encoded by the exons ATGCCTGTCCCCTACAAACACCAGCTGCGGCGGGCCCAGGCTGTAGATGAACTTGACTGGCCACCTCAAGCCTCATCCTCTGGCTCCTCTGACTCCTTGGGCTCGGGGGAGGCAGCCCCCACCCAAAAGGATGGCATCTTCAAGGTCATGCTGGTGGGGGAGAGCGGTGTGGGCAAGAGCACCCTAGCAGGCACCTTCGGCAGTCTTCAGGGAGACAGTGCCCATGAGCCGGAGAACccag AGGACACCTATGAGAGACGCATCATGGTGGATAAGGAGGAAGTGACTCTAGTTGTTTATGACATCTGGGAACAG GGTGATGCAGGGGGGTTGCTGAGGGACCACTGCCTTCAGACCGGGGATGCCTTTCTCATCGTCTTCTCAGTCACCGACCGTCGAAGCTTCTCCAAAGTTCCAGAGACCCTACTTCGGCTCCGGGCTGGGAGGCCCCACCACGACCTGCCTGTCATCCTCGTTGGAAACAAGAGTGACTTGGTCCGCTCCCGGGAGGTCTCACTGGAGG AGGGCCGCCACCTGGCAGGGACACTGAGCTGCAAGCATATCGAGACGTCTGCCGCGCTACACCACAACACGCGGGAGCTTTTCGAGGGCGCGGTGCGCCAGATCCGGCTGCGGCGGGGCCGGAGCTGTCCGGGAGGTCCGCGGCACGAGTGGGGTAATCCCCAGGGCCCCGCGCCGCCTGCGCGCCGCGAGAGCCTCACCAAGAAGGCCAAGCGCTTCCTTGCCCACTTGGTGCCGCGCAACGCCAAGTTCTTCAAGCAGCGTTCCAGGTCGTGTCACGACCTCTCCGTGCTCTGA
- the REM2 gene encoding GTP-binding protein REM 2 isoform X1, which produces MHTDLDTDMDTDTETTALCPAGSHQACPPGTPTPETDATLLKPEKLLAGLERGEPPPAPGAPRRRGSMPVPYKHQLRRAQAVDELDWPPQASSSGSSDSLGSGEAAPTQKDGIFKVMLVGESGVGKSTLAGTFGSLQGDSAHEPENPEDTYERRIMVDKEEVTLVVYDIWEQGDAGGLLRDHCLQTGDAFLIVFSVTDRRSFSKVPETLLRLRAGRPHHDLPVILVGNKSDLVRSREVSLEEGRHLAGTLSCKHIETSAALHHNTRELFEGAVRQIRLRRGRSCPGGPRHEWGNPQGPAPPARRESLTKKAKRFLAHLVPRNAKFFKQRSRSCHDLSVL; this is translated from the exons ATGCACACGGACCTCGACACTGACATGGAcacagacacagaaaccacagcGCTCTGCCCCGCCGGCAGCCATCAGGCCTGCCCTCCAGGGACACCCACACCAG AAACAGATGCCACACTGCTGAAGCCAGAGAAACTGCTGGCAGGGTTGGAACGGGGTgagccaccccctgccccaggagCCCCCAGAAGAAGAGGCAGTATGCCTGTCCCCTACAAACACCAGCTGCGGCGGGCCCAGGCTGTAGATGAACTTGACTGGCCACCTCAAGCCTCATCCTCTGGCTCCTCTGACTCCTTGGGCTCGGGGGAGGCAGCCCCCACCCAAAAGGATGGCATCTTCAAGGTCATGCTGGTGGGGGAGAGCGGTGTGGGCAAGAGCACCCTAGCAGGCACCTTCGGCAGTCTTCAGGGAGACAGTGCCCATGAGCCGGAGAACccag AGGACACCTATGAGAGACGCATCATGGTGGATAAGGAGGAAGTGACTCTAGTTGTTTATGACATCTGGGAACAG GGTGATGCAGGGGGGTTGCTGAGGGACCACTGCCTTCAGACCGGGGATGCCTTTCTCATCGTCTTCTCAGTCACCGACCGTCGAAGCTTCTCCAAAGTTCCAGAGACCCTACTTCGGCTCCGGGCTGGGAGGCCCCACCACGACCTGCCTGTCATCCTCGTTGGAAACAAGAGTGACTTGGTCCGCTCCCGGGAGGTCTCACTGGAGG AGGGCCGCCACCTGGCAGGGACACTGAGCTGCAAGCATATCGAGACGTCTGCCGCGCTACACCACAACACGCGGGAGCTTTTCGAGGGCGCGGTGCGCCAGATCCGGCTGCGGCGGGGCCGGAGCTGTCCGGGAGGTCCGCGGCACGAGTGGGGTAATCCCCAGGGCCCCGCGCCGCCTGCGCGCCGCGAGAGCCTCACCAAGAAGGCCAAGCGCTTCCTTGCCCACTTGGTGCCGCGCAACGCCAAGTTCTTCAAGCAGCGTTCCAGGTCGTGTCACGACCTCTCCGTGCTCTGA